A single window of Caldimicrobium thiodismutans DNA harbors:
- a CDS encoding PilZ domain-containing protein translates to MEREAVRIDVVIPFGVAPVADKDLQDKEARIVGDMPLFSYIPLKDTLDEALNNWLKLINAKLDYLINLLTKEKEGFNELPLKKVNLSEKGVRFLSSEPFEIGTPLEVKLVLELYQPLGFYLYGRVVRCEKREEYYEVALEWLHLTPDIREKLSFFILQKERELIREKKGF, encoded by the coding sequence ATGGAAAGAGAAGCAGTAAGAATTGATGTAGTTATTCCTTTTGGAGTTGCTCCTGTGGCAGATAAAGACCTCCAGGATAAAGAGGCAAGAATTGTAGGCGATATGCCCCTTTTTTCCTATATACCTTTAAAAGATACCTTAGATGAGGCTTTAAACAATTGGTTAAAACTTATTAATGCCAAACTGGATTACCTCATCAATCTCTTGACCAAGGAAAAAGAAGGATTTAATGAGCTCCCCCTCAAAAAAGTAAATTTAAGTGAAAAGGGAGTGCGATTCCTCAGTAGCGAGCCCTTTGAGATTGGAACCCCTTTAGAGGTAAAACTTGTTCTTGAACTCTATCAACCCTTGGGATTTTACCTCTATGGAAGGGTTGTGAGATGTGAAAAAAGAGAAGAATATTATGAGGTTGCTCTTGAATGGCTCCATCTGACACCAGATATTAGAGAAAAATTGAGTTTTTTCATTCTTCAAAAAGAAAGAGAACTCATAAGGGAGAAAAAGGGCTTTTAA
- a CDS encoding manganese-dependent inorganic pyrophosphatase: MSEVLYVVGHKNPDTDSICSAIAFAYLWNEWKKKGILAQMKMPELEAVPVRQGEPNAETKFVLEKFGFSVPEMMTDGAGKKVALVDHSDVVQSVDNFAQAEVVAVVDHHKIGDVATPNPICFVNLPVGCSATTLKFLFDKTGVEIPKNIAGIMLSAILSDTVIFKSATTTPMDKTAGEELAKIAGVEDLTKLGIEVKSKLSDVSGMAVRDIIMRDYKDYNMSGKKVGAGQIEVIDLSLIEGRKDEIYNELVKMKQEGGYHSIVFMLTDIMKEGTELFVVTDEPALIEKAFGKKIEGKGMWLDGVMSRKKQVIPPLEKAFAG; the protein is encoded by the coding sequence ATGTCCGAAGTTCTTTATGTGGTTGGGCATAAGAACCCCGATACTGATTCTATTTGTTCGGCTATTGCTTTTGCTTATCTCTGGAATGAATGGAAAAAAAAGGGAATTCTTGCTCAGATGAAGATGCCTGAACTTGAAGCTGTTCCTGTAAGACAGGGAGAGCCCAATGCTGAGACCAAGTTTGTCCTTGAGAAGTTTGGTTTTTCTGTTCCTGAGATGATGACGGATGGAGCCGGGAAAAAGGTAGCCCTTGTGGATCATTCTGATGTGGTTCAGAGTGTGGATAACTTTGCTCAAGCTGAAGTTGTAGCAGTTGTTGACCATCACAAGATTGGAGATGTAGCAACTCCTAATCCTATCTGTTTTGTCAATTTGCCAGTAGGGTGTTCAGCAACCACCCTTAAGTTCCTTTTTGACAAGACCGGGGTTGAGATCCCTAAAAACATCGCAGGAATTATGCTCTCTGCTATTTTAAGTGATACCGTTATCTTCAAATCTGCAACCACAACCCCTATGGATAAAACTGCTGGTGAAGAGTTAGCAAAGATTGCTGGTGTGGAGGATCTTACCAAACTTGGAATAGAGGTTAAATCCAAGCTTTCAGATGTAAGTGGTATGGCTGTCAGAGATATCATTATGAGGGACTATAAGGATTACAATATGAGTGGAAAGAAGGTTGGAGCTGGGCAGATTGAAGTAATTGATCTATCCCTTATTGAGGGAAGAAAGGATGAAATTTACAATGAGCTTGTGAAGATGAAACAGGAAGGAGGATATCATAGCATTGTATTCATGCTTACTGATATTATGAAAGAGGGCACCGAGCTCTTTGTAGTAACCGATGAACCTGCTCTTATTGAAAAGGCCTTTGGTAAAAAGATTGAAGGTAAAGGGATGTGGCTTGATGGAGTAATGAGCAGAAAGAAACAGGTGATCCCACCTTTAGAAAAGGCCTTTGCAGGTTAA
- the nadC gene encoding carboxylating nicotinate-nucleotide diphosphorylase, giving the protein MEKWQIREIVLKALEEDLPFGDRTTELLIPPGLKGSAYFLAKSELVICGERVAEAVFHEIDPEIKITWHFSEGTLVPSQTRIGIAEGKIQGLLKGERVALNFLQHLSGIATKVRKMSEILNNSTILLDTRKTLPGLKILQKYAVKIGGGQNHRFSLSDGILIKDNHIKALGGLEKIIEKLETQSHTLKVEIEIKTLDELKFILEKGTKVDALLLDNFSEEDLKIAVSLIRKQRPNLLIEVSGGITEENLKKYAGLGVNFVSSGALTHSVKAVDISFKIEKVWE; this is encoded by the coding sequence ATGGAAAAATGGCAGATAAGAGAGATTGTTTTAAAAGCCTTAGAAGAGGATCTTCCCTTCGGGGATAGGACTACAGAGCTTCTTATCCCTCCAGGATTAAAAGGATCCGCCTATTTTCTTGCCAAAAGTGAACTTGTCATCTGTGGAGAGAGGGTTGCTGAAGCGGTTTTCCATGAGATAGACCCGGAAATAAAAATCACCTGGCACTTTTCAGAAGGAACCCTTGTTCCATCTCAAACCAGGATTGGTATAGCCGAAGGAAAGATCCAGGGTCTTTTAAAGGGAGAAAGGGTTGCCCTCAACTTTTTACAACATCTATCCGGTATTGCAACCAAGGTTCGTAAAATGTCAGAAATACTTAATAATTCAACTATTCTTCTTGATACCCGCAAGACCCTACCCGGGCTGAAGATTTTGCAAAAATATGCGGTAAAGATCGGAGGAGGCCAAAATCACCGTTTTTCCCTTTCTGATGGGATTCTTATTAAAGACAACCACATCAAGGCTCTTGGTGGTCTTGAAAAGATAATAGAAAAACTTGAGACTCAATCTCATACCCTCAAGGTAGAGATAGAGATTAAGACCTTAGATGAGCTCAAATTTATTCTTGAAAAAGGAACAAAAGTGGATGCCCTCTTGCTGGATAATTTTTCTGAGGAGGATCTCAAGATTGCAGTATCTCTAATTCGCAAACAGAGACCTAACCTTTTAATTGAGGTCTCTGGAGGGATAACTGAGGAAAATCTTAAAAAATATGCTGGTCTTGGTGTAAATTTTGTATCCTCCGGGGCACTTACCCATTCAGTAAAAGCAGTAGATATAAGTTTTAAAATTGAAAAGGTCTGGGAATAA
- a CDS encoding nucleotide exchange factor GrpE, producing the protein MDEAKEKEEVSVEEEGQVKLEELKEWKERALRYAAELENLKKSFKREREEYFKFALETVFKELLPSIDNLEMALKSFETSSNVEALKQGVELTLKVLVQTLEKFGLKQFEPAVGEPFHPHFHEALHVEPHPEVPNGGITKVFQKGYKLHERVLRPALVCVCQGSPVNKEEKSLDENNQIENE; encoded by the coding sequence ATGGATGAGGCAAAGGAAAAGGAGGAAGTTTCTGTTGAAGAGGAGGGCCAGGTCAAATTAGAGGAATTAAAGGAATGGAAGGAAAGGGCCCTAAGATACGCAGCTGAACTTGAAAATCTCAAGAAATCCTTTAAAAGAGAAAGGGAGGAATATTTTAAATTTGCCTTAGAGACAGTTTTTAAGGAGCTTTTACCCTCAATTGACAATTTAGAGATGGCCTTAAAGTCCTTTGAGACTTCATCTAATGTGGAAGCCCTCAAGCAAGGAGTTGAGCTTACTCTTAAAGTGCTTGTTCAGACCCTTGAAAAATTTGGGCTCAAACAATTTGAGCCAGCGGTAGGAGAGCCCTTTCATCCTCATTTTCACGAGGCCTTACATGTGGAACCCCATCCAGAGGTACCCAATGGTGGAATCACCAAGGTCTTTCAAAAGGGATACAAGCTTCACGAGAGGGTATTAAGACCGGCCCTGGTCTGTGTTTGCCAGGGTAGTCCAGTAAATAAAGAAGAAAAATCCTTAGATGAAAACAACCAAATTGAAAATGAATAA
- the dnaK gene encoding molecular chaperone DnaK → MAKKVPVVGIDLGTTNSCSAIFEGGEPKVIPNREGARTTPSIVAFQESGEILVGLPAKRQAIINAENTIFGIKRLMGRKFNDPLVQEWKKKVPYKIVEAPNGDAHVEIRGKRYSPPEISAMILRKIKQDLEEYLGEEVTDVVITVPAYFDDTQRQATKDAGRIAGLNVLRIINEPTAACLAYGLEKKKEGIIAVFDLGGGTFDISILEIGDGVFEVKSTSGDTFLGGEDFDMKIVDYLAEEFRKEHGIDLKQDKMALQRLKEAAEKAKIELSSTLETEINLPFITADATGPKHLVTKLTRAKLESLVEDLIQKLEEPCRIAMKDAGITPQDINEVILVGGMTRMPRVQQKVKEIFGKEPVKGVNPDEVVAMGASIQAGVLKGEVKDVLLLDVVPLSLGIETLGGVFTVLIPRGTTIPTRRSQIFTTATDNQTAVTIHVLQGERPLAKDNKSIAKFDLVGIPPAPRGVPQIEVTYDIDADGILHVTAKDLGTGKEQSIVVRPSSGLSEEEIQRILKEAEQYAEEDRRKKELAEARNQGDSLIYSVEKTLRELGDKVSEDLRRDVEEKIRILREKLEGEDLDAIKRASDDLTQASYRLAEMLYKSKAQGTGAGESTEKKPGDEVIDADFEEMK, encoded by the coding sequence ATGGCTAAGAAAGTGCCTGTGGTGGGAATTGATCTTGGAACGACTAATTCCTGTTCCGCTATCTTTGAAGGTGGTGAACCTAAGGTCATACCCAATAGAGAAGGTGCAAGAACTACCCCTTCTATTGTTGCCTTTCAAGAAAGCGGAGAAATTTTAGTTGGACTTCCAGCTAAAAGGCAAGCTATCATTAATGCAGAAAACACAATTTTTGGTATCAAAAGGCTTATGGGCAGAAAATTCAATGATCCCCTTGTTCAGGAGTGGAAAAAGAAGGTTCCCTATAAAATAGTGGAAGCCCCTAATGGTGATGCTCATGTAGAGATCAGGGGAAAACGCTATAGCCCTCCTGAAATCTCAGCCATGATTCTGAGAAAGATTAAACAAGATCTTGAGGAGTATCTGGGAGAAGAGGTTACTGATGTAGTTATCACAGTTCCTGCTTATTTTGATGATACCCAAAGACAGGCAACCAAGGATGCCGGAAGAATTGCTGGATTAAATGTGCTAAGAATTATCAATGAGCCTACTGCGGCTTGCTTAGCCTATGGCCTTGAAAAGAAAAAAGAGGGTATTATTGCAGTCTTTGACCTGGGTGGAGGAACCTTTGATATTTCCATCCTGGAAATTGGAGACGGTGTCTTTGAAGTCAAGTCAACCTCTGGGGATACCTTTCTCGGTGGAGAAGACTTTGATATGAAGATTGTGGATTATTTGGCTGAAGAATTTAGAAAGGAACATGGTATTGATCTAAAACAGGATAAGATGGCACTACAGAGGCTAAAAGAGGCAGCTGAAAAGGCTAAAATTGAGCTTTCCTCAACCCTTGAGACAGAAATTAATCTCCCCTTTATTACTGCTGATGCCACAGGACCAAAGCATCTTGTTACCAAACTTACCCGGGCCAAGTTGGAAAGCTTGGTTGAAGACCTTATTCAAAAGCTTGAGGAACCCTGCAGAATTGCTATGAAAGATGCCGGAATTACGCCTCAGGATATAAATGAAGTCATTCTTGTTGGTGGTATGACCCGTATGCCAAGAGTCCAGCAAAAGGTAAAAGAGATCTTCGGGAAAGAACCTGTGAAGGGAGTAAATCCCGATGAAGTTGTGGCTATGGGGGCTTCTATTCAGGCTGGGGTTCTAAAAGGGGAGGTCAAAGATGTCCTTCTCCTTGATGTAGTGCCCCTTTCTCTTGGAATTGAAACCCTCGGTGGTGTTTTTACCGTGCTTATTCCCAGAGGAACAACTATTCCCACAAGAAGAAGCCAGATTTTTACTACCGCCACAGACAATCAGACCGCTGTTACCATACATGTTTTGCAAGGTGAAAGACCTTTAGCCAAGGACAACAAAAGTATTGCTAAGTTTGATCTCGTTGGAATTCCTCCTGCTCCAAGAGGTGTTCCTCAAATTGAAGTTACCTATGATATTGATGCGGATGGAATTCTTCATGTCACAGCTAAGGACTTAGGGACTGGAAAGGAACAATCCATTGTAGTGAGACCAAGTTCCGGGCTTTCAGAGGAGGAGATTCAGAGAATTTTAAAAGAGGCTGAGCAGTATGCCGAAGAAGATAGAAGGAAAAAGGAACTTGCCGAGGCCAGAAATCAAGGTGACTCTCTCATCTATTCCGTTGAAAAGACTTTAAGGGAGTTGGGAGATAAGGTCTCAGAAGACTTAAGAAGAGATGTAGAGGAAAAAATCAGGATCTTAAGGGAAAAATTAGAGGGAGAAGACCTTGATGCTATAAAGAGGGCAAGTGACGATCTTACTCAGGCTTCATACAGGCTTGCTGAGATGCTTTATAAGAGTAAGGCTCAAGGAACAGGAGCTGGTGAGTCCACAGAAAAAAAACCCGGAGATGAGGTTATTGATGCGGATTTTGAAGAAATGAAGTAA